The Quercus robur chromosome 3, dhQueRobu3.1, whole genome shotgun sequence DNA segment AAAAATTGCAATATTTTAGATCAACTAGATATCAGTACTTCGTCACCATCAATATCCTTTCATGAATCTCCAGTAGCCATAATGTGCTATGACTAATtactaatattaattaataatttaattacttagtataagaaaaataagaattagTCAATATAAGATTAATGGTGGATTATGGAGTGATTCCAGTCCAAAATGGGTCTTATAGCAGTGTATAGCAGCGCAccataaattgaattttatattcCAAATCAATGGTTTATATCAATAGTGTTAATATCACATGGCTACAATTTagttttggttcttttttcttttttctttttgaaaaatatataaaagccCATAAAAGCACGCTCAAAGTGCTCTTCTTTGAATGTGCCTTGCTTTAGAGGCAAAAAATGCTAGAGCTTTGGTGTTTCGCGCTTAAGCACACTTTTACCAACACTGTTCTATATGATGGAAAGATGATAATTTAAAATCTGCCAAACTTATAATGCAACATCATCTGCACATGCTTTAAAAATTCAACAAAGTGAGGTCTTTTACATACCTTGGAACATCATTTCCACATGCTTTAGCAACCAGAACTAATCCCGAAACAGCAGTTCTAGCTGCACTGGCCCTCTTAGCTGGGGACCTTGCTTTACAAGCATGAAGATAAAATCTAGAAAGGCGCCGAGCCGGAGCATGTACCTTAATTGCAGAACTCCCATGCTCAGCAACCACTGAATAAAGGGAAACCTCAACAGCAGCAGCTTCTCGCAACTCTTCCTCAAGAGtttcaattttagattttaattcaACTTTGTCATCAGAAAAGCTACTAGTCATTTCTTTACTTTCACTAGTTGAATAGATACTGGCAACCTCAACAGCAGCAGCTTCTCGTAACTCTTCCTCAAGGATTTCACTTTTAGATTCTAATTCGACCTTGCCATCAGAAAAGCTACTTATTGTTGCTTTATTTTCACTGATAGCTTTTGGTGAGTAGGCAGCAGCTTCTCGTAACTCTTCCTCAAGGATTTCACTTTTAGATTCTAATTCAACTTTGCCATCAGAAAAGCTACTTATTGTTGCTTTATTTTCATGGATAGCTTTTGGTGAATAGGTCCTGGCACTAGTAGCTTCTGGTGAATAGGTCCTGGCTCTAGTAGCTTCtggaatattattattgtttccCTGTTCCATGAGCTGACTATTGCCAAACATCACACTGCTATTGGAAGAGTGAAAAGGGAATTGAACAGACTTCACATGCCTTAATTTGTTAGTCGTAGGGACACTTTCCTGAACTCGAAGTGAATTCCTGCTGAATGAAAGAGTATCATTCCTAAATTTGACTTGCTTTCGGGCAGCATCGTCtgaaaatttatcaattacttCATCTTCTAAATGATATTTCTTCACCTCTAAAGTCTGTTCTTCCCGTCCATTTTCTTGCTGCTCCTTTTTCTCTTTGTCCTCAAAACTGGCAACCTTAACCCAATCCTTTGCTAATTCTGATTTGTACTGcaatttaattaaccaaaatTACACAACTAAGTTTGTTACGACAAAATAAAGACAATTGTGTCCATATTACTCCATTTGCCAGGTTCAGAAGTATTAAACTGATGGACAATTGCAAGTTGCAACCATATCATTTACACACTTCTCCATGAACATTTTGCAATATTTTCATTATCCATCTAAAAGAATAACTGATACTTCCAGTTGGACTCATCAAATGGGTGAATTCCATAAATATTTTCCAGACCTATGTACTAGAGTGGCTTAAGAACATACCACAAGTTAATAAAAGCTACATCATGTTTATTCATCTTATAATTACCTTAAAGACAGTACAACTTGAAGAATTCATCAATTCAGAAGAGAGTCATACATTTATGTATGAACTTATTCATCCAACTAAATCCAAAACTAGTCAAGAAGACCATAATCCACACACCGTACAGATGAACGAAACCACTATTGTCATGTTTTAAAGCATGGGACTGGGCCCTTGGCATTTGAGCTCACTCACATTATTCCAGCTTGACTGTTCatttaatttggaatttgttCAAAACTACAGAAATATTTAATCtaagaattattattataataataataaaacaccATGaattttgaaccacataaagcTGAAATTCGATTCCAATTCAATTCAGAGCAGccaaaaaagtaaatataattTCTCAATGACACCAATACAAATGTTTAATGCAATAGAGGAAAGACATTTTTGAGAATGCATTCAGTGAGAATAATAAGAAAGCGACAACATTGAATACCTGATCACTCTGAAGTGGTGAAACTCCTGCAAGTGAACTTCCAGTAGTCTCAAGAGCAGAAGAGGTAATGGTTCGTGATGAATGTGACGAAACATCATCACCTTCCTCGTCAGTAAAAGAGGCAATCTCAGCTTCCTCATCATCCCCTTCATTTGTCAATTGCAAAAACGATTCACTTCTGTCCTTGTTCAATGAAAGTTCCTTTGACAAGCTGCCCTTTGATGATGAGCTGGGAGTGGGACTATCTCTCAATTGCGAAAACGATTCACTTATGTCCTTGTCCAATGAAACTTCCTTTGACAAGCTGCCCTTTGATGATGAGCTGGGACTATCTCTATTAAGAGGTTGAATGTTAACATAAAGAACTGGCTGCGCCGAGCTCTTAAAACCCCGTTTGCAGTTCACCTGAGCACTTATGGTTAAAGACTCCTTGATAATTCCATAATCTGCAAGATTTATCACAGCTGAGCCCAAGAGTTGACCTTTCACTGCCTTGTCCTTTCGAGGTTCATATAAGCAAAACTCTAAGCTATTCTTCTGAAAATTTTCACGGCCTGTGCCTTTTCTAGACACCTCCTGACACAAAGTAATGGGAAGCCTGAAAGACTCGCTGATTCCAATTTTCCCATCCCCAACACCACAGCTAAAAGACCCAGAATTATGATCACCATTTTCCCACTGAAGCAACACAGACTGAGAACCTTTCAAGGATTGTGATGGGGTCCATGGCTTCACCTCCTGTACATGGATGAGGTAATCAACCTGAATTGGCACGCTTTTTCTACTCTTTGATCTTAACCCAAGTACCATTTTAACGAAAACTGCCCGTGTAGCCCTTAGCTGGTATGACTAATCTAAATGCATCTACATTTACAAAACCACACACAAATGAAGACAACCACAAAGAAGAATCAAAATCCATTTAAAACTGATGGGAAAGTCCACATTTTAACACACATGCACAAGTACATTGAGAGAGCACAAGTTGTGAATTTAATTCCAACGAATGACGCAATGCATTGCAATGAAGTTCATTcaccaaaacattaaaaaaaaaaaaaaaaaaaaaaatggtgaactCTGATTATAAGAAAGAATATGAACACAAAAGAGAACGTGCGAAGGTCTTCAAATCtaaaattattaacaaactTGGGTTTGACCCAACACAATCATTGAGCTATATACAAAgcaaaaaacaatattataaaataaaacatgctATAGATGCCTTAAGagttaagaaaatgaaatcagagataacaataataaagaataatcattcaatttaaaataaaaggtggGCAGTAGTCAAACAATTATATTCAACaagattaaagaataaaaaagtagaTGATCATTGTCACAATAATCCAGGCGAAGTGGCAAACACAAAACTGCATCAGATCCAAATAAAAGAACAGAAACATAAAGCATTAAGATTAATACATGAAGTAGCAGCAAAATAAGCCAGAAAGGTAAAgactttagaagaaaaaaaatgtgaagatCAGAGTTCTGCGACTCTGTGAGTAAATGTACGTACAGTAAAAATGAGtaaaccagagagagagagtttactGTTTAGagtgatgatggtggtggtgaagaATACTGCAGAAGATTAGAATGAAAGGAAGAGGTTGTTGGGTTGTGGTTATGTGGATTGGGTTGGGAAATTCTCTgtttctgtttgtttgtttgtgaatgcAGAGATTGTCAGAGTTGAGgtgttgttttctttctttggacaGGTCAGAGCGTGAAAAGTGTTTTGAATAAAATGGAAACCGAAAGACCAAGAAAAGCAAaaggcgaaaaaaaaaaaaaaaggagaatgcGTGTTGGCTTGGGATTGGGAAAAAtgccttttatttttggctATTATCGTGGCCTTTTCAGGTTCTCTGTGTTGGATACCAACACCAACTccttagttttcatttttttttatttagtatttcaAATCTTTGAGGAACCATTCATgatgatttttctttatatcAAGTCAagacatcaattaatttttttgtgtaaacagagattgatttctagattttttattaattttactaatttgtcaactggtttttgatttttgtccTAATTAgtacatagtttttttttttttttgagagaattaataatatttcttgACTCATTCGGCTCTcaataattgattatttattggGATAATATTTCCCTTTATCCTAAACTCccaaatttaaaccaaaataaaattagagttttatCCTAAGCTTCCAAATTTAGAAATTGTAGATATGCCAAGTGATTATCTTATTTAATTGCTGTAGTTGcaccaaatttcaaaaatttccaaatttaatcattcctaataataaatttcatattGTTATCCATGGGTTTTTAGTTGTGTTATGTTTAGATGTGTATAattagattaaattaatttttctaaatagtaaaattgatTATATACGCAAAATCTAACAAtagcattttttaaaaaccttttttctttttactttcttcttttagccaataaacaaaaaacctaatgtatgtatgtatgattTTTGTAAATGTGAATATTATGTTGTTTCAATTAAATGGAatacttctttctcaaaaaaaaaataataataataataatttaagggaatacttcatttattttttagtgaaaaacAATGAGTTACTTATTGAAAAATTAAGATTAAGACTCAATAAACAAGGtttcaaaatatcttttttttttttaaatggaacgGATCTATTACTCATTTAAATGTAAGGAATCATAATACAATGCCTCAATAGCTGGTGGGGGAGTATCCTCCAACCAGACTATGTCTTCAGTTACATCTTTCGCATATCTGGCTAAAACATGTGCCACCAAATTTGCACCTCGCTTAACATGACTAAAACAAACCTATCTAATCCCATTAGCCAGCCATTGGATATCCTGTATTATGTGCCCAAGCCATGACTGATCAGCTCCAGATGATGAAAGTGAAGACATTATAGCTGCATTATCCCCTTCAACAACCAAGTCTGTAAAGCCAGCGTCAATGGCGAACTCCAACGCTCTTCAACAAGCTAAGATTTCTGCCTCTTCACTGCCTCCAACCGGTGGACCTTTTGCAGTCATTGCTGCCATTACCTCCCCCTTGCAATTCCGGATTATTACTCCCACAGCATACACGTTCAGGTCCGAGAATATGGCCgcatcaaaattcaatttgaaaACAGGGTCCGATAGCGGTTTCCATGTGCTTATGCCTATATCCTTTTGAACTGGAATATCCAACTGATATAATCTAAGTATAAAGTTCTGTTTTTAGTAATAActtctacttaaaaaaatataaatttgtcatATGACTCATATaacttaaaatgatttttatttttactttttattttataattctattaaagttatacttttattttattttttttaaatttacatatAAATCTTGGATAAGCGGTTTATTGCATAGGCATAAATCAATTTCCTtattttgaaagttgaaagtaAGATTAGAGCACGAATCTATACTGTGAACTTGACGTAAATcactttcactatttttttttctcatgatGTGCATTACTAAAGTGGTTTCTGATTATTAGTTTCAATGGAAAAGTTCTTAATGGATATGCATGGCGTAAATACTGTTGACGACGAAGTTTGaaggattcttttttttttatataattatctTGAATACAATTCAGGTGCTGGCTCACGCAATAATAATTTTGCAAATAGTTTATGTTGATGCATTTGATAGGGATCTTTCACCCTCTCTGCTTTTCAAGTCATGTATCAATCATTTGGATGGCAACAATTGGCATGTATTgcttgttgaaacttgaaagagaTGTAAACCTCATTTACTTAGAGGTGGTTTACctaacaaaaatagaaaaagcttAGAGgtggtttcaaattaaaccaaCACTATCACaagtttttaattaaatatattaaattttcaacATATCtcaatttaaagtttaaaccataAACTCATATCACATAAAATGTTAATGGAAAAtgtttaaacaaaacaacattGTGCGACTTTGAGTGAAATAATCCATACAGAATAGACATGTTGAAATAACCGCATAAAATTATGATGTTTAAGAATTTTCTATTAACAAACTCATCATAAATGACTTATGGTTTgaattgaaactttttttttgaaatttgaaatttaatttgaaacatCTAAAAAATCGAGTTCAATTTGAAAACACTTCTAATTATGGGATTTAAAAGGTAATTTACCCAGATAACAACAAGAAGGAACTAATGCATAATTACAGGTGAACTGCTAACTAAATTGATTAGGAGGCTCCATTAATCTATTGAGgtcaaattcaatttttaacatGCAAACTCAACTCTAGAGTTGTTGTCAGGCAACAGAAGCAGCATAAATATGACATTAGAGACAaaatacagatttttttttagtcaaaataCAGATATTATTAACAAATTCATCAAAATGTGAAATGAATATCTTAGTGAAACACAAAACATGAATTATGATTTCCCAGCACATCCAGAACGAATCATGTTTTCTCCGGGACAGTAAGTGAAGACAAATTTAATACAGCTTAAAAACAGACAGAATATGAAAATGACCACCAGAATAATCTATCCTCCCAAAATCTGGGGGCACTGTCTTCATTTTATTCGATGATATCCACCACTAAAGCAATACGCCTACACAACAGAAACAAATTCATCATTAGCCCAAGGCAAGACTAGTTAATATTTCTCATCCATATTTCAAACAGCGACCACATGAAAACAATGACTAACAAATATCctatcttcttctctttttttattggtaagttacacacacatCCAATGAGTCTTAAACCCATGACCTTAGGGGGAGGAGGTGCCGGTAAAGCTAGAACTCAGTGGCACTAAAACGTATCCTACCTCCATATGGTGAAGGTCACCTAGTGACTTCTAAATCTATTTGATGAAAACATTGAACATCCTTGACCGTCGAACTACAAATTAAATACAATGCTATCTTTgtgtctctctcttcttttttataatatgGTCCAAAGAGAATGCATAATAGCAAaagattgatttttattttttgaaggtCACCATTGTCAGTCAGGTGTCAGTATCCACCTCACATCTTACTAACTAGACATTATCAACAGCATTGCTAATCTAGTATCTAGAGAATAACATATTTAGGACCCGTTTGAAAACAGCTTATCtagctttttgttgaaaactttttgatgaaagtatgtTAAAGTATGcttgtactttgaaaaaatttgaataagtgagaaaaagtgaggttttaaaaagctgtacataaaagctaaaagttaaagCTCAAAACTGATGCCAAACTCACCCTTAAAACAGATTCTTTTCCTCCACTGTTGCAGTAGCAATGACTCATAACATGAGATGCACTCATGCATGACTCAAAAAGTTTAAGTTGGAGACAGTGGTgctttaactttttaaatggaAGGTAAAGTAGAGACAAGATTCGAACTCAAGACCACATACTCTGATACTATAATAAATTACCAACTATcctaaaagcttaagctattaggaaacTACGAATACCATTATTCTAGCATTTACCAATATGAAAGAATGCATTGCCCCATTGGGCAAGTAACGTTCTATACTCATTTATGCTCCTCCAGGAAGCAGAAAAATTGctcaaaaatgaaaagaagtgATATTCAACTCAACTAAGCAAGAAGAAGTAAACTGCAGTAGAGGCCTTTCAACCACTACAGTCCTCTCTACATGCTGACTACATAGAGGCAAAACAAACTGTATTACGGCTATCACTCTCAATTTAAAGATATAAGTGTTGTCCAAAACATCTGTCTGTCTAAGTCTAACAAACTCCTAAAATATACCTCATCTTTtctgacaacaacaacaagcaCAGCCTTAGTGCCAAAATTTGGGGTTGGCTATGGATCATCAATAGATTAGTTAAGGTCAATCATATGGATTCTTTTCAGACAGTGAaagaaatataacaaaattcaattttccAGATCAGGCCACCAATCAGAGGTCCTACATAGATATTATACCACGCTACAAGTAGACATCAAAATACTaaactctctccaaaaaaataaacatcaaACAGATTTCAACATTAGAGAAAGGCTAGAAAGCATTAGTGCCAAAACAACCAATTTAGGGATTtacgtttttattttattttccacctaaaaaaacatgaaaaggAGGAAAGAATAGCAACCTGAGTGATTAAGCAGCAGCCTCTAGCAACTCCCTCTCTGCACGCCCCCGGATCCTTCTCTCAAGCTCTGGCCTAAAATGCCTAATAAGACCCTGCACAGGCCAAGCAGCAGCATCCCCCAATGCACAGATTGTGTGCCCCTCGATCTGTTTGGTTACTTCCTGAAGCATGTCGATTTCTTCCAACTTTGCATTCCCAACTTTCAATCTTTCCATGATCATCCAAAGCCATCCTGTTCCCTCCCTGCAAGGCGTGCACTGCCCACAGCTCTCATGCTTGTAGAAGTAAGAAAGCCTGGCAATTGCATCCACAACATCAGTTGATTTATCCATCACAATCACAGCAGCAGTTCCCAATCCTGATTGGACGGCCTTGAGAGCATCATAATCCATCAAAACATCATCACATATGTTCTTGGGAATCAACGGCACAGATGAACCACCTGGAATTATAGCAAGTAAATTGTCCCATCCACCTCTAACACCTCCACAGTGCCTTTCTATCAACTCTTTCAATGGTATACTCATCTCCTCTTCAACAGTGCAAGGCTTGTTCACGTGTCCAGAAACGCAAAACAACTTTGTCCCTGAATTATTCTTCCTGCCAAAACTGGCAAACCACTCTGGGCCACGCCTTAAAATTGTGGGAGAAACAGCCACTGTTTCCACATTGGTAACAGTGGTAGGGCAGCCATATAACCCTGCATTAGCCGGGAAAGGAGGCTTCAATCTTGGTTTCCCTTGTTTCCCTTCTAGACTCTCCAGAAGTGCTGTTTCTTCACCGCAAATATAAGCACCAGCACCATAGTGGATATGAACATCAAAATCATATCCAGATCCACATGCATTCTTGCCCAAAAATCCAGCTTCATAGGCTTCCTTTCTGGCCCTTTCAAGGTTTAATCGTTCATTCACATATTCACCTCTTATATAGATATAAGCAGCACTAGCCCTCATCCCTACACCAGCCATTAGGCAACCCTCCAATAGTTTGTGTGGATCATGCCGCATAATTTCCCTGTCTTTACAGGTCCCAGGTTCACTTTCATCAGCATTGACAACAAGATAGGAAGGACGACCATCAGATACTTTTGGCATGAAAGACCACTTGAGGCCAGATGGAAAACCAGCACCACCACGTCCACGAAGGCCAGATTTCTTGACTTCATTAACAATCCAATCAGCACCCTTGAGTACTAAGTCCTTCGTTCTGTACCAGTCACCCCGTTTCATAGCACCTTTGAGAAAAGGGTCATTCAACCCATATAAGTTGGTAAAAATCCGGTCTTCATCTTTCAAGCCACCAAAATGGGTTTTCTCTGGAGGtggaggaggtggtggtggagtAGCAGCTGTTGTTGCACCCTGAGTGCTGAATGTTCTAAAGCCTAGGCCCAATGAATTACTGTGACGCTGAGCTAAAGCTGCCCTTTGCAAAGAAAGAATACCCTTGATGGGTGCCTATCAAAAGAGTACATACAAATATTACATTCAGATGAAAGAAGTCATATCAGTTGAATTGCTTATGTACAATTTAAGTCCATTACCAAGTATAACCAACCAATCCTAACCTACCTTATCATAAATCAAAAGGGTAAAACTTACGTATAGCTCCTTAGGtgtaatgtattatattttctaattaaattcaaacacataacTATATTGAATTCAATTGTCCTTGGAGAAGATAACAACGTTTGTGCTATATCGGTCAATGCAACGgtgtgtttaaatttaattggaaaaccTAATGTGCAGCACCTAAGGAACTGAACATAAGTTCTTCCCAAAACAAAATGCCCAATACACATAAAAGTATCATTGAAAAACCAACACCCAGGGGTAAAATAACATCAACAGCAAAACACTGACCTGAAAAGAAGACTGAAATATATGTCTAGGTCTAGGGTGTGTCATCTTATGATTACATTTAACCTAGGCTCCATTAGTTTAGAATTTAGATGCATACTGTCATATTAGTTAAACTTTTTCTTGAAGAGatatattttctaaaagaaGGCTTTTGACCAAAAGCAGAAGCACATGCTCAATAATAGAACCAAAAATTTCTACAAATACTGGCAATGAATTTGACAAGGCCGAATCGATATCTGTTTACCTAAACAAAAACTTTGTGCTATAACTTGttaaccttcttcttcttcagtagTGCAGGTATTTAACTGCCTTCaagtactttttattttttgatagattCGATAGTATTTCAAATTTATGGCATTCAACTCCGTGATGATTGCATTTTACCTTCAGGCCAAGACACTACTTTGAAGAAAACAACGATGCTTAAAAAAGCTGTACATTCTGTATTAAGatgaaaataagctcatccaaacaAATTCTAAGCAAGAAAACATCGAGTCGTCCTTGTTATAACTTATTAGATTACTGCATTTTCCAGCTGAaacattgtaatggaataaaaaatataaattcaagaAGAAAATCAAGCTCTTAAATTTTTCATCCGTTGGGAATTTCAACCGAacctaaaattttcacaaatttacAGAACATTTCGAACCAGATCTATCACGAACACGAAAATTCATGATCCTTGGTTTTTAATTAATATAGAACTCAATAATTCATACAGAGATTGAGAAAAACGCGAAAATGAGTGCGAAAGTGAAACCCTAAGGCGACGATTCAAAACGAAATGGAAAAGcgaagatggagaagaagaagaaggtgagtGAGTGAGAGATGTGAAAATGCGTACCATAGCGAGAAATGATTGGAAGATGAGCTGCTCCGATGCGATTTTGTGTTTCAGGTGATTTTGACAAGAACGAGTTTTTTAGAGTCTCTGAGTCTGAGGGACTGAACGGGAATAGGAACTGGAGGATTTTTTACGCAGGTGGGGAAATGATTCTCTACTCTCGCGGAGAATGGacggtggagatttgttgatgGAATGGGCTATTGTGGTGGTGATTATTTCTTACGGTTGAGATTGTGGTGGTTTTTGTGATGACTGTAGGTTACACGTAGTGATAGTGAGGAACAACGGTTCTGATTTTGGGCCTGTTTTTGTATTAATTGGGCTTGTTATATTTGGGTTGCATTTTGGGGTTCTAAAAAATGAAATGGGCTTGGACTAGTTGAAATAGAACAGGCTATAATgggcgattttggcccattagcattgatttttaaaatatttaggctcgaaacactgtttgggaaatatatagcaatataccacttttttaggtactctagcttggcaagctcgagtaccatgtttttttaatccactatcgccccatattcaaggagccctatagtgacgtttttaatccctatagtgacattttcgggccctatagcggcgttttcctgcaaaaaaaaattttataagtccccataacaggttcaaggggccctatagtggcgtttttaagccctatagtgacgttttcgggccctatagcggcgttttcctgcaaaaaaaaatttataagtccccataacaggttcaaggggccctatagtggcgttttttaagccctatagtgacgtttttggtccctatagcggcgttttcc contains these protein-coding regions:
- the LOC126718231 gene encoding uncharacterized protein LOC126718231 isoform X2, with protein sequence MVLGLRSKSRKSVPIQVDYLIHVQEVKPWTPSQSLKGSQSVLLQWENGDHNSGSFSCGVGDGKIGISESFRLPITLCQEVSRKGTGRENFQKNSLEFCLYEPRKDKAVKGQLLGSAVINLADYGIIKESLTISAQVNCKRGFKSSAQPVLYVNIQPLNRDSPSSSSKGSLSKEVSLDKDISESFSQLRDSPTPSSSSKGSLSKELSLNKDRSESFLQLTNEGDDEEAEIASFTDEEGDDVSSHSSRTITSSALETTGSSLAGVSPLQSDQYKSELAKDWVKVASFEDKEKKEQQENGREEQTLEVKKYHLEDEVIDKFSDDAARKQVKFRNDTLSFSRNSLRVQESVPTTNKLRHVKSVQFPFHSSNSSVMFGNSQLMEQGNNNNIPEATRARTYSPKAIHENKATISSFSDGKVELESKSEILEEELREAAAYSPKAISENKATISSFSDGKVELESKSEILEEELREAAAVEVASIYSTSESKEMTSSFSDDKVELKSKIETLEEELREAAAVEVSLYSVVAEHGSSAIKVHAPARRLSRFYLHACKARSPAKRASAARTAVSGLVLVAKACGNDVPRLTFWLSNSILLRAIISQAVDKLQLSAGPNISSRGGGNGLGERSSLKQRQSSLLVEKKNNVVEYFDDWEDPQTFIVALENVETWIFNRITESVWWQTLTPHMQSAAAKCSGSRKTHGTRYGIGDQEQGNFSIDLWKRAFKDACERLCPVRAGGHECGCLPVLARLVMEQLVARLDVAMFNAILRESAEEMPTDPVSDPISDSKVLPIPAGKSSFGSGAQLKNAIGNWSRWLTDLFDIDDSEGGIELDGDKKVEYETSFKVFHLLNALSDLMMLPFEMLADRSIRKEVCPSFDASLIKRVLYNFVPDEFCPDPIPEAVFEALDSEDLESEEDSFKSFPCIAAHTIYQPPPAASLTGIIGEVKSQSTTSGSPVLRKSYTSDDELDELDSPISSIVIDNFRVSPTSAKPNLMLKKDGDRKVVRYQLLREVWRDGE
- the LOC126718231 gene encoding uncharacterized protein LOC126718231 isoform X1, whose amino-acid sequence is MVLGLRSKSRKSVPIQVDYLIHVQEVKPWTPSQSLKGSQSVLLQWENGDHNSGSFSCGVGDGKIGISESFRLPITLCQEVSRKGTGRENFQKNSLEFCLYEPRKDKAVKGQLLGSAVINLADYGIIKESLTISAQVNCKRGFKSSAQPVLYVNIQPLNRDSPSSSSKGSLSKEVSLDKDISESFSQLRDSPTPSSSSKGSLSKELSLNKDRSESFLQLTNEGDDEEAEIASFTDEEGDDVSSHSSRTITSSALETTGSSLAGVSPLQSDQYKSELAKDWVKVASFEDKEKKEQQENGREEQTLEVKKYHLEDEVIDKFSDDAARKQVKFRNDTLSFSRNSLRVQESVPTTNKLRHVKSVQFPFHSSNSSVMFGNSQLMEQGNNNNIPEATRARTYSPEATSARTYSPKAIHENKATISSFSDGKVELESKSEILEEELREAAAYSPKAISENKATISSFSDGKVELESKSEILEEELREAAAVEVASIYSTSESKEMTSSFSDDKVELKSKIETLEEELREAAAVEVSLYSVVAEHGSSAIKVHAPARRLSRFYLHACKARSPAKRASAARTAVSGLVLVAKACGNDVPRLTFWLSNSILLRAIISQAVDKLQLSAGPNISSRGGGNGLGERSSLKQRQSSLLVEKKNNVVEYFDDWEDPQTFIVALENVETWIFNRITESVWWQTLTPHMQSAAAKCSGSRKTHGTRYGIGDQEQGNFSIDLWKRAFKDACERLCPVRAGGHECGCLPVLARLVMEQLVARLDVAMFNAILRESAEEMPTDPVSDPISDSKVLPIPAGKSSFGSGAQLKNAIGNWSRWLTDLFDIDDSEGGIELDGDKKVEYETSFKVFHLLNALSDLMMLPFEMLADRSIRKEVCPSFDASLIKRVLYNFVPDEFCPDPIPEAVFEALDSEDLESEEDSFKSFPCIAAHTIYQPPPAASLTGIIGEVKSQSTTSGSPVLRKSYTSDDELDELDSPISSIVIDNFRVSPTSAKPNLMLKKDGDRKVVRYQLLREVWRDGE
- the LOC126718231 gene encoding uncharacterized protein LOC126718231 isoform X3 — encoded protein: MVLGLRSKSRKSVPIQVDYLIHVQEVKPWTPSQSLKGSQSVLLQWENGDHNSGSFSCGVGDGKIGISESFRLPITLCQEVSRKGTGRENFQKNSLEFCLYEPRKDKAVKGQLLGSAVINLADYGIIKESLTISAQVNCKRGFKSSAQPVLYVNIQPLNRDSPSSSSKGSLSKEVSLDKDISESFSQLRDSPTPSSSSKGSLSKELSLNKDRSESFLQLTNEGDDEEAEIASFTDEEGDDVSSHSSRTITSSALETTGSSLAGVSPLQSDQYKSELAKDWVKVASFEDKEKKEQQENGREEQTLEVKKYHLEDEVIDKFSDDAARKQVKFRNDTLSFSRNSLRVQESVPTTNKLRHVKSVQFPFHSSNSSVMFGNSQLMEQGNNNNIPEATRARTYSPEATSARTYSPKAIHENKATISSFSDGKVELESKSEILEEELREAAAYSPKAISENKATISSFSDGKVELESKSEILEEELREAAAVEVASIYSTSESKEMTSSFSDDKVELKSKIETLEEELREAAAVEVSLYSVVAEHGSSAIKVHAPARRLSRFYLHACKARSPAKRASAARTAVSGLVLVAKACGNDVPRLTFWLSNSILLRAIISQAVDKLQLSAGPNISSRGGGNGLGERSSLKQRQSSLLVEKKNNVVEYFDDWEDPQTFIVALENVETWIFNRITESVWWQTLTPHMQSAAAKCSGSRKTHGTRYGIGDQEQGNFSIDLWKRAFKDACERLCPVRAGGHECGCLPVLARLVMEQLVARLDVAMFNAILRESAEEMPTDPVSDPISDSKVLPIPAGKSSFGSGAQLKNAILAPGICKMSPL
- the LOC126718232 gene encoding NADH dehydrogenase [ubiquinone] flavoprotein 1, mitochondrial, whose translation is MAPIKGILSLQRAALAQRHSNSLGLGFRTFSTQGATTAATPPPPPPPPEKTHFGGLKDEDRIFTNLYGLNDPFLKGAMKRGDWYRTKDLVLKGADWIVNEVKKSGLRGRGGAGFPSGLKWSFMPKVSDGRPSYLVVNADESEPGTCKDREIMRHDPHKLLEGCLMAGVGMRASAAYIYIRGEYVNERLNLERARKEAYEAGFLGKNACGSGYDFDVHIHYGAGAYICGEETALLESLEGKQGKPRLKPPFPANAGLYGCPTTVTNVETVAVSPTILRRGPEWFASFGRKNNSGTKLFCVSGHVNKPCTVEEEMSIPLKELIERHCGGVRGGWDNLLAIIPGGSSVPLIPKNICDDVLMDYDALKAVQSGLGTAAVIVMDKSTDVVDAIARLSYFYKHESCGQCTPCREGTGWLWMIMERLKVGNAKLEEIDMLQEVTKQIEGHTICALGDAAAWPVQGLIRHFRPELERRIRGRAERELLEAAA